The following coding sequences lie in one Mucilaginibacter sp. KACC 22773 genomic window:
- a CDS encoding RNA polymerase sigma factor has translation MITAVMPEDKNSHIIHTIKAYGKSLLSFIRRRVNNDADAEDILQDVWYQFSSVINSEPIEQTSAWLYRVARNKITDKHKKKTEPLLDDMLATDDDEEDTDNFKSILFAETSTPETEYLRNLFWDELFLALDELPEEQKQVFIWHELDDVPFEEIAIRTGQNINTLVSRKRYAVLHLRKRLKQLYLEITEY, from the coding sequence TTGATAACAGCCGTAATGCCCGAAGACAAAAACAGTCATATTATACATACCATTAAAGCGTATGGTAAAAGCCTGTTGAGTTTTATTAGGCGGCGGGTAAACAACGATGCCGATGCCGAAGACATTCTGCAGGATGTGTGGTACCAGTTTAGTTCGGTTATCAACTCGGAGCCTATTGAGCAAACAAGCGCGTGGCTGTACCGTGTAGCCCGCAACAAAATAACGGACAAGCATAAAAAAAAGACGGAGCCCCTGCTGGATGATATGCTTGCTACTGATGACGATGAAGAGGATACCGATAATTTTAAATCGATCCTGTTTGCCGAAACCAGTACACCCGAAACCGAATACCTGCGCAACCTGTTTTGGGACGAATTATTTTTGGCACTGGACGAATTGCCCGAAGAACAGAAACAGGTTTTTATTTGGCATGAGCTTGACGATGTACCGTTTGAGGAGATAGCTATCCGCACCGGCCAAAATATAAACACGCTGGTATCGCGCAAGCGGTACGCCGTGCTGCACCTGCGCAAAAGGCTTAAACAGTTATACCTTGAAATAACAGAATATTAA